A stretch of Miscanthus floridulus cultivar M001 chromosome 13, ASM1932011v1, whole genome shotgun sequence DNA encodes these proteins:
- the LOC136502175 gene encoding UDP-glycosyltransferase 83A1-like — protein MAPPPHALVIPYPAQGHVIPLLELAHALVDRGFTVTFANSEFNHRRVVAAATESSLLDRSSRIRLVAVPDGMEPGEDRNNLVRLTLLMAEHMAPRVEDLIRRSGSDAEGDGPITCVVADYNLGMWALDVARRTGVKSAAIWPASAAVLASLLSIDKLVQDNIIDPEDGSALSQGTFQLSPDMPVMQTAHLAWNCIGIQHGQAAMFRCLIASVRAVDKCDFILCNSFHGAEQATFARFPQILPVGPFLTGERKKAAVVGHFWRPEDDACMSWLDKQPARSVVYVAFGSFTMFDTRQFRELALGLELSGRPFLWVVRPDIVLGGDVHDYPEGFVDRVGGASGRGMVVAWSPQQRVLSHPSVACFVSHCGWNSTMEGVRNGLPFLAWPYFADQFVNQVYICDVWKVGLRAEADESGVITKEHIAGRVEELMSDAGMRERVEAMKKVAHESINHGGSSHRNFDMFIEAIKA, from the exons ATGGCGCCTCCCCCTCACGCGCTCGTCATCCCCTACCCAGCGCAGGGCCACGTGATACCTCTACTGGAGCTCGCCCACGCGCTGGTCGACCGGGGCTTCACCGTCACCTTCGCCAACTCGGAGTTCAACCACCGCCGCGTCGTGGCCGCCGCCACCGAGTCGTCGCTGCTGGACCGGAGTAGTAGGATCCGGCTGGTGGCGGTGCCGGACGGCATGGAACCAGGGGAGGACCGGAACAACCTCGTCAGGCTGACCTTGCTCATGGCGGAGCACATGGCGCCTCGGGTGGAGGACCTTATCAGGCGCAGCGGCAGCGACGCGGAGGGCGACGGGCCCATCACCTGCGTCGTGGCGGACTACAACCTCGGCATGTGGGCGCTCGACGTCGCGCGGAGGACCGGCGTCAAGTCGGCCGCCATCTGGCCGGCCTCCGCCGCCGTGCTGGCCAGCCTTCTCAGCATCGACAAGCTCGTCCAGGACAACATCATCGACCCAGAAGATG GGTCTGCACTGAGCCAAGGCACGTTCCAGCTGTCCCCGGACATGCCCGTGATGCAGACGGCGCACCTCGCGTGGAACTGCATAGGTATCCAGCACGGGCAGGCGGCGATGTTCCGGTGCCTCATCGCCAGCGTCCGCGCGGTCGACAAGTGCGACTTCATCCTCTGCAACTCCTTCCACGGCGCCGAGCAGGCGACCTTCGCGCGGTTCCCGCAGATCCTCCCCGTCGGCCCTTTCCTCACGGGCGAGCGCAAAAAGGCGGCGGTGGTGGGGCACTTCTGGCGGCCCGAGGACGACGCGTGCATGTCGTGGCTGGACAAGCAGCCGGCGAGGTCCGTCGTGTACGTCGCCTTCGGCAGCTTCACAATGTTCGACACGCGCCAGTTCCGGGAGCTCGCGCTGGGGCTGGAGCTCTCCGGCAGGCCCTTCCTCTGGGTCGTGCGCCCGGACATCGTCCTCGGCGGCGACGTCCACGACTACCCCGAGGGCTTCGTCGACCGCGTCGGCGGCGCGAGCGGCCGCGGCATGGTGGTCGCGTGGTCGCCGCAGCAGAGGGTGCTGTCGCACCCTTCGGTGGCCTGCTTCGTCTCGCACTGCGGGTGGAACTCCACCATGGAGGGCGTCCGGAACGGGCTGCCTTTCCTCGCCTGGCCATACTTCGCCGACCAGTTCGTCAACCAGGTGTACATCTGCGACGTCTGGAAGGTCGGGCTCCGGGCCGAGGCCGACGAGTCGGGCGTCATCACCAAGGAGCACATCGCCGGCAGGGTGGAGGAGCTGATGAGCGACGCGGGCATgagggagagggtggaggccatgaagaaggtTGCGCATGAGAGCATCAACCATGGGGGCTCGTCGCACCGCAACTTCGACATGTTCATTGAGGCCATCAAGGCATGA